The Pedobacter ginsengisoli region AAGTGGGTAACACGCCAAACGGAAAGTACAGAAATCAGAAATAAATAGGCTGTCATTATTTTGTGTTTATGGTAAACGTTCAATCGCAACACCAGCACTTACAACATAGTTACCGGCATTTGCACCTGCCCCATAACCATTGGTTGTTCTTTTTGATGCCCATAAGCCAATAGAAACAGTTGCATAGCTTTCGTTAGGCTCTAGCCATTTCCCAGTAGGAACCGGCAATGGAACAAAGGTAATTTGGTGTGCATTTGAGTCTCCAAATTTGCTTACATCAGCTGTACCTCTATATCCCGGACAGCTATTGGCATCATTATTAGCCGGATTATCACCATGTAAAATGCCTGGCTCTGGTACTGAACTACCTAGTCGTTTTACTTCAAAACCTGCAGAAGTACCACATTTCCCTATTGTAAGATCATAATGATCCTGGAATACCGAATTTGGATGGGTCTCGCAAGCTTTAAAAGTCACATTTAGCGGAGTATTTAAATAAGCCTCTTTTATGCGGTATAAATTACATTCGGCTTTTACAATGTTTACCCCATCGGCATCAAACCACACATCATCCAAACTAAAACCAAGGTAATTATTGTCAATAAACAAAGCTATCATATCGGTAGCTCCCGCTATATGATTTCCAGCTGCATCATAACCATCCATGCGAAAATAAACCGTTCCGGGGGCAGTGCCCTGATAAATTGCTGTATTTAATTTAATCAAGCGGTTTTTATCGTATGGTATCCAAGGTATACCGGCCTCAATTTGAGCCTCTACGTTTAAGTAATAAGGTACTTTAATTGCCGGTCCTCCATCAACCTTTAGTGGGATAGTATCGTAAGAACCTATTAGTTTCGGCAATAGATCTAACCCTATGCCCTGAAACAAATATCCCATGTAAGATTCAGCTACATAGTTCCAGCTATTGAAAGGCTCCGCAGGATTTTTGCTATACCTAATGGTATAATAAGAAATTATCGGATCGGTAGGTTTCCTCTGCGTATCATACAAACAGCCTTTTACATCCACTGTACCGGCCCATGCTGCGCAATCTATATTCAGACCCGACAAAACATTATGGCTGCTAATTCGGCCATCGGCATGCAAATGATTCAGTAAAGCAGCAGAATTTCTATCCATAGCACCAAAAGCAAAGCTTGCAGAACTATTTTGATTACCACCTATAATTACATTGCCTAAAGCACCAATCATATTGCCGTTAAAGCAATTAAAAGGTTTAGGTATAACCGATGCCGGAATGCAAATATCAATGCGTTTAATTCTGCTTACATTAAAGTAGCACGGACTTTCATATAAAACAGGTGCACCAACGGTTGATCCCGGGATGCTTACAATCAGATCTGGCAACACTTGTGCGGCAACATCTTCGCCAGTGCCGTAATCTGTAAACAATTCATCAAAAAAATCGGTAAGTGTATGTTTGTAATGGAATATATAGTTTCCGTTCATATCGGTAATGGCAAAGCCTAAATTTCTTCGCTCACCGGTACCGGTGTAAGGGTTCCCTGCTTTCTCGGCAGCAGTACGGTCATATTCTTCAAAGTTCAAACTGATGTTTTTACCATCAGAAACATTGCAACCAAAACGTGCATTATCAAAAACACCAATCATATCACGACGAACAAGGTTGGCAATGTTATTTGCTTTGGCATCTAACTGTATGGTTTTAGAATATTTCAGTGTTCTGGCCACCGCAATACTCTCAGTACTTTTTAAACCGGCTCCTCTGGTATCATTGGCCTTTTCATCGTTTTCGAAACGGAATAAATCGGCCACTTGGTTAGGTATTTGCCTGTCGTCAGTTAAATTGATCATGAGCGGTTTAAAGGGTCCCGGATCTGGCGGATTTGGGTTTACAATAGTAGGAGGAATCCGTTCAGGATAATGTTTTTCAATTATTTCGCGTATTCTTGGATTTTGCAATGCTTTTTGAAAAGCATGGTTATTATCAATAACAAAATGACTGCGGTAACACGGATTATAAAGACAAAGCCCGCTATAAGTACTTACATGGCCATAGGCTAAATAATCCTGATAACCAGCCGGTGTAAAACAGGTAAGCACCAGATCATCAAAATCCAGATCACCTCCCCCATCGTTAGATTCAATTTGAAACTGATAATTGCCGCCCACCCTGGTTGGGAATTTAATTCTGGCATCAGAATTTTGAAAACCCGTACCCGGATTGTTCTGGATATTAAGGGTCCACATGGCACCGGTTACTACTACATCGGCCGCACCGACTGTAGCCTGATAAGTGCCGTTTCCGCTTGTAGCACCTTGTACTACAAACTGTTGTTTAAAGGTTGCATTTTTGGCCGTAACACGTATGGTCCAATTGCCTTGCATAGAGATGTACATAGTTTTGATTATTTTAGTTAAACTTTCTTCATTTTTTTCAGAAGGAGATAAAAAACACTCAGTCTTACAGCTGTTACCTTAGTGTAGCCTGCTGAGCGAATTTTGGAGCGCACTTCTTAATATCTATTTCGCTATTAAAGGTTCTTTTGAGCGTACCTTTAGATTTGCTTTTTTTGATAAATTAAAGTTCAGATGAATGCAGATGCTGTACAAGGTAGCCTACACGGTTTTTGCATGCGTGGTAGTACGTATAGGCGATGTGGCTTTTACGCAATTATTAAAAAACGGCCATTTAAAGTCACTAAAGACTTGAAAAACAGTTAATAATATTTAATTTTAGTAAACCATACTAAACGAATCTATAAAATGGAAACTCAAAAAAGACAACACCCGATTGATGGTACCGAAGGCGATCCTATTGAATTAAAGATTGCCGCCGCCTGGACGAAGAATTATCGTATCATGAATCCAAATGAAACGATTTCACATTTTTTTGGCAATCAGATTCTACAACAAATCCTTGATCAACCTGAGTGTCTTGGCATCCGTATCTATTATGCCAACGAAGTAAGGCTGAATTGGATTCAGCGTATTTTTGTTACTATAAGCAATTTTTTACGTTGGATTGTTGGTGCATATGGCGTAAAGCACCTGATTTTGGTAGGTAGCGATAAAGATGGTATAGATCAAATACCTGAAAAAGTGCCAACAGAGGTTTCAGAAAATCAGGATAAAGTAATGGTAGCCATGTCTTTTAAAGCAGCAGCAGCTCGCACTATAGCTGAACAAGCTTCGCCATGCCCCGGAGGAGCAGGCTGTCCGGAAAATCAACTGACCAGATAAATAAGTTAAAGAATTAACGATGTCTCCGCAGCTCCTTTTGCAAAACTTATCAAGCGTGTCGGCAATTTTGCCCATAGCAGCGGCAATACTTAACTATAAGCACTTAAATAAAGTGCAAAAAATTGCCGCTGTTTTTTTTATAATTTCAGGCTTGTTCGATCTTGGTTTGCTTTTGGTGAGGCACCTTAACATAACTTTAATTACCAGTGGAGGGCGTGCCAACAATGCACCCTTAATTCATTTATTTCTATTGGTAAGCATTTTATTTTACGCGTTAATGTACTTTCAGGCATTTAATAAATTGGCCCTGAAAAGAGTATCAATCGCTGTTTCGGTAATAACGGGAGTACTAATTTTTGTTAATGCATTTTTTATAGAAGGTTTATTAAAATTTCCTTCTATCGGAAACACAATTCTAAGCGTAACCTTAATCTTATTATCCTTGTTATACTTCTGGCAGCTGCTTGATCAGGCAGAGATTGTTCGTTTAGAAAAGCAGCCCATGTTTTGGATAAGTGCTGGGGTTTTATCGTACTGCAGCATCAATATTTTTCTATTCATGCTTATGAGGTCACTTGGGTCGCTATCTTCAAATTTTTGGACCATTCACTCTATAATTAATATAATAGCTAACCTTTTATTTGCGATTGCCCTATTTTGCAAACCACAGAAAACGATATAACCGATGTACTCATTATTGGTACGCTTGTAGTAGTTTTACTGCTGGTATTTTTGTTTTTGTTTGTAATTCTTTACCAACGAAAAATGCTAAAATACCAGGAAGAAAAGCGTAAAATGCAGGCCGAAGCTCAAAACAGTTTCCTGCAGGCCGTTTTTGAAACACAGGAAAGCGAGCGTAAACGCTTATCGGTTGATTTACACGATAGTGTAGGCCAGGTATTATCAGCCATTAAATTAAACCTGCACCGCATTGATAAACTATCCGGCAATGTCGAAAATGCATCAACCCTGTTGGCAAGTACCCGCAAATTAACAGATGAATGTATACAGGAAATACGCAACATTATCCACAATGTTTTGCCCACCGTTTTAATCGATTTTGGGCTTACAGATGGCCTTAAAGACTTATGCAATTATGTGCAGCAAAATACAGGCATGCAGGTAAATTACAGTCAAAATTTAAACGGCGAACGCTTTAAGCCTGAAATAGAAATTACACTTTACCGTATGGTGCAGGAGTTATTTGGCAATGCTATAAAACATGCAAAGGCAACCGAAATTCATATTTCATTAACCAAAGAGGCAGAATTAATTTGCCTAAACTTTAAAGACAATGGCATTGGCTTTAATAAAGATGCTATTATACATGGTTTTGGTTTAAAGAATTTGCAAAGCCGATCGCAATTAATAAAAGCCGACATTAAGACAAATTCCGTAGCTGGAAAAGGCACACAAACTACCATTACTTTAAACATTAATAACCTTGATAATTAACTTATTCCCTCCTATCTTTAACTTATGTCCTCAATAAATTTAGCTATCGCTGACGATCATAAAATTTTCCGTGAAGGTCTAAAATTCACTTTAGAGGATTGTACCCAATTAAATTTAATTATAGAGGCAACAAACGGTAAAGATTTAATTGATCAAATTGCCAATAATCAACCTGATGTTATTTTAATGGATATTAAAATGCCAGAAATGGATGGAATGCAGGCTACAGCATATATTCATCAGCATTTTCCGGACATTAAAATACTGATGCTCTCTATGCACAACGAGGATAAGTATATTCTAGATGCGATGCGTTTGGGAGCTTCCGGATATCTTTTAAAAAATGCAGAACCTGAAGAAATACTGGATGCTATTATAACTGTGCAGGCCAAAGGCTTTTATTTTAACGACAACCTATCCATAACCATGGCAAAAGAGCTTTTGGGTGTAAATTTTATGCATAGATTGCATCAAAAAGATGCGAAACTCAACGAGCGTGAGATCGAAGTGCTTAAACTTATTTGTGAAGAATGCAGCAATACGGAAATAGCTGATAAGTTATTCCTAAGCGTCCGCACGGTTGAAGGTTATCGCACCAGATTATTCGAAAAAATAGGTTCTAAAAACGTTGCAGGCCTGGTTATTTATGCTGTAAAAAATGGGATAATAACGATATAAATAGTAACCAACACTACTTACTTAAACCTCTTCTGCAACCATTTACGAACCGGTTCATCATACCATTTCAGTGCTGTATAAGCCAAAATAATGCTGCCAATTAAGATAAGTAAAGCATAAGGCAAGGCTTGTGTAATAGTTAGGCCTTTGTTATTACTAATCCAGGCGACGTAAAAATAGACAATTGGGTAATGTACCAGATAAAGCGGATAGGATATTTCACCTAAGAATTTGCAAACCTTGTTCTCTCTTTGACTTTGCATCACACCACTGGCACCAATGTATACAATGAGCGGAAAGATGATGATAATGCAAACAGAGTCGTAAATACCATTCATCCAAACCTGCTCAGCACCGCCAATACGGGGCATATAAAGTACAATAGCTACTAAAAGGCTACACCATAAAAAGGCATTTTTAATTCTGGTAGGCTTGGCTATTCTTGAAAGCAACAGCCCCGCAAAAAAAGGATACATAACACGTGTTAGCCCTATACGGACCTGTTCTACATTCAATGTCCAGCCACCACTAACATCGCCGTTTGAGATAGCGAGGTGTGCTAATGCAATAGCAGACATCCCTACTAAAATGCCTAATGCAGTTTTGGAAAACTTCCTAATCCAGACAGCATAAAGAATGTTAGCAATATATTCAAAGAACAGTGACCACCCTACACTATTCATGGGATGCATTTCTTGCCAGCCACGTATATCAAGCGACAATGGTATAGGTAAGATTGTATAACCGATCAGCATTACAAGAAGCATCTTCCAGACAGGAACAGTGTGAATGAGTGGCCAAAGCGTAGAATCTGTAAAATAGAATCCTATAGCGCCAAGGGTCATCCCTAAAATCACCATTGGTTGCAGACGTATAATACGGCGTTTAAAAAAACTGCTAGCAGTAGTTTTAGGCCAGCGGTCATCGTAAGCATAGCCAATCACGAAACCCGACAACAAAAAGAAAAAATCGACAGCGAGGTAACCATGATTAACGAATTTATCTAAGTTACTTGTTGAAAACGGTTCGGCCAGATGAAATGTTACAACAATTATAGCTGCGATACCGCGAAGGCCGTCTAATATAGGGTAGTGTGGTTTGGTGGCCAGAGCATTATTAGTCATTAACAGAATGGGATATACAGATTATACTTAAAACTGGTGCAAAATATAAAACATGTACCAAACCCTACATTTTTTTTGCATATTTAAATATAACCAGGAGCAAAAACAAGTTCAACATGACCATTAAAACCACCCAAACAACGGAAAGCGTTGAAGATTTCATCAATGCCTTTGCGGCTACACCACAAAAAAAAAAGGACGGATTTGAACTGCTGGAACTTATGAAAGCACATACCGGTTACGAGCCAAAAATGTGGGGGCCAACAATCATCGGTTTTGGCTTATATCATTATAAATCTGAAAGAAGCAAACAGGAAGGTGACTGGCCTTTAGTTGGGTTCTCACCAAGAAAAGCAGCCATCTCTTTATATGTTTACAGTGCTGCCCCAGGGCAGAAAGAATTATTAGAACAGCTTGGGAAATTTACGATGGGAAAGGGCTGCATTTATGTAAAAAAACTGGCAGATATCAATACAGAAATACTTAAGGAAATGATTAGCGGAACTATTGATTTCCTTCAGGAAAAATGGGGTAAACAGTAAATTAGCTAATAAAAAATGTAGGTCAAATTCAATCATTTTTTCTATTTTCGCCGAACATCTATTTTCTATACACATGAAACCTGCTTTTACTTGTCTTTATTACCTGGAAAATGCTGCGCATTGCATATTGGAGATCAAAAGATCTGATTTGCCTGATAATGCAGATATAGCAGAAAAATTCCGCTGGTTGTTTCTGGACAAAACAACAAAACAGGTTCATTCCTTAACTTTTCGTTCGATGGATTCTTCTGGTGAAGTGCAGGAACGCTTCTTTGAGCAGGGTTATCTAAAATTTAATGCTGAAACAGCTACTTACATTGAGAAATTCAATTCTGGACAACACCAATTGAATAACCATACCGGAATAACCTTACCCGCAGAAATAAAAGATACAATTACAACCTACTTACTTTAGTAAGATTAGAGAATATTTCTCTAGTAAGGCTTTACTCCTGCTCCGGTTGAAGTTTATTAAATGCAACACTAACACTCGAACTATACAGGAGTTTAACTCAGGTTGTATAGGAACACAGACCTGCGAGACATTGTCAACAATAAGTTACAGGCAATTGCAATCAGTTGGAACCTGATGACTTTGTAACAAAATATAATATCATATGTTTGTACTATAAATGGAAACTAAGTGAACCAGACTTACATTCATTTTAATCGAATCTTAAAAGAAAACGAAATGTATTTACATAGATTTTTTTATCTGTTTCTTATTATTGTTGCAATTAGTGGTTGTGGAATCAACAAAAAAGTGCAAAATCAGAACGCTTCATTTGATCAGGATATAAAGCAGATTAACCATGTAGTTGTTATTTATATGGAAAACCACAGCTTCGATAATCTTTATGGAGAGTTTAAAGGAGCAAATGGAATTGAAAATGCTAAAAAAGGAAACTTTGTACAAGTTGACAAAGATGGAGCACCTTATAAGTACCTTCCGGAGATTCCGAGAAACAACTCCTTCCCAACCAACCTGCCAAATGAGCTTTTTAATATAGATCAATATGTTCCATCGGATAAGGCAACACCTGATGTTACCCACCGATTTTTTCATAACCAGTTACAGATTAACGGAGGAAAGATGGATAAGTTTGCGGCATATAATGATTCTAAAGGATTAGCAATGGGTTACTATAATACTAAGAAATTACCTCTATATCCGATAGCTCAAAAATATACGTTGTGCGACAACTTTTTTCAGAGTGTTTATGGAGGCTCCTATTTTAACCATGTTTATCTGATTTCTGCTGCCGTACCGGTTTGGCCTAATGCTCCGCAATCATTGGTAGCTAAAGTAGATGCTAATGGCAAAATGACTGAGGACGGTGTGGTTACTTCTGACGGCTATGTTGTTAATCATATTCTTTCGCGCAATACACCTTACCCAGCCAAATCAGATACTTCGAAATTATTACCATCGCAAACTATGCCAACAATTGGGGATAAGCTAAGTGAAAAAAATATATCCTGGGCATGGTATTCAGAGGGATGGGATGATGCCGTTGCAGGAAGGAAAAATAACTTTGCTTACAATCATGAGCCTTTCTTGTATTTTGCAAAATATGAAGCCGGAACAGAGGGCAGAAAGCACATGAAGGATCAAAATGATTTCATTAAAGCTGCAAAAGAAGGTAACCTTCCGAGCGTTTCATTTGTAAAACCAGGTGGAGGAAATGACGAGCATCCCGGAGGTTCTGCTGTATATTCATCAGAGCAACTTGCCGTAAATCTAATCAATGCAGTATTAGATGGGCCCAATGCTAAAGATGCTTTGGTTATATTAACTTACGATGAATTTGGTGGCTTTTTTGATCATGTAAATCCACCGGTTATAGACAGATGGGGTCCAGGAAGCCGTATTCCTGCAATTATTATTGGGCCATTTGCCAAAAAGGGCATTGTAGATCATACCCAATATGAAACTGTAAGCATTCTTTCCTTTATAGAACATAGATGGGGAATAGCACCATTGGCTGAACGTGATAAAAATGCAAACCCATTCAGGAATGCGCTTACATTTAAGTAATCAGCATTAATAAGGAGGATGAGGAATATGTTATGTACAAGAAAGTTGGAATAGTAGCATTTCTATTTACAGGACTATTTATTGTAGGCTTTACCTCCGTTAATTCGAATTATACAGAACAAACACAATCCAGTCTGCGTGAGCAAAAAATCCAAAAAGAAGCTCTAAATCAGCTAGCGTCCTTTCAGGATTACGTAAGGGACAGCTTACTTTTTGAGGTTAGTAAAGACAAGATTGATGAACAAAGAGTTCAGCAAGTCTTTTTAAAATCAAGATTACTATTCAAAAAATTTGAATGGATAGCTGAGTATTTTTCTGCCGACCTGACTAAGAGATTAAATGGTCCCCCGGTACAAGAGATTGAAAATGCTGATTTATTAGACTCTTCTTTAGTGCGTGCAGTTGACCCAATGGGTTTGCAGGTAATAGAACAATTTATATTTCCTAAGTATAATGTGGCCGAAAAGAAAAATCTGGTTAATGAGACCAGACACCTCATTACTAATACAGCGTATTTGATTTCATTTTTTGCTGACCAACAGCTTGCTGATTGGCGCATATTGGATGCTGCCAAGCTAGAGGTTTTCAGGATAATCTCTTTAGGCATTACAGGATTTGACAATCCTCTTTCTTTGAACAGTATGGAAGAATCATCCGAGTCTTTAAAAAGCTTGAAAGGTGTACTTCGTTTATACGTCAATAAAAAAAATAATACAGCTTTATTAAAAGATCTGGATGCTTCTATAGAATATCTTAACCGTAATTCTGATTTTAACTCATTTGATAGGGCTAAGTTTATTAAAAGTTTCGGAAATGAAATCAGCTCCGGAATAGCGCAATTGGAGGGTGATTTACCAGGCCGCAAGATTAAATATAATCGAATGCTTAAGCAGGAGGCAAGAACTTTATTTGATTCAGGCGCATTTAATGCAGATGCATTTTCCCCAGGCCCCGAATTTCATATAACAGATGCTAAAGTGGGCCTAGGTAAAAGGCTTTTTTACGATCAATCGCTTTCTGGTACCGGCACAAGAAGCTGTGTTTCTTGTCACAATCCTGAATTGGCATTTACCGACGGATTGGCTAAGCACCCGGATATTCATGTTCCTTCAAAATTACTGACAAGAAATGTACCTACGTTGCTCAACGCTGCTTTACAGTCAAATTATTTTTATGATATGAGGGTGTTAACATTGGAAGATCAGGTACGTGATGTAATTAGTAGCAAACAAGAGATGGATGGCTCTATGGATGCGGTAATAAAATACCTTTCTGCTGATAAATCATATCAATCGCTATTTAAAATGGCTTTTCCTGCAAAAGCAGGAAAAGGGATAAGTTCAGATCAGGTAACAAATGCGCTTGCATCCTACATCCGTAGCCTGACAAACCTCAATAGCCGATTTGATGAATATATGCGCGGTAATGAAACTGCCTTATCAAACCAGGAACTGAAAGGCTTTAATCTATTTATGGGAAAAGCAAAATGTGCCACATGTCATTTTGCGCCACTGTTTAATGGAGTTACTCCTCCAAAATATGTTGAGAGCGAAGCGGAAGTTCTGGGTGTTCCTGTGTCCTTAGCTGATTCTACTTTAGATGCTGATTTGGGTTATTACAATGTGATTGGTGTTGATTCCTATAAGCATGCTTTTAAGATTCCTACTGTTCGGAATATTAATAAAACTGGTCCTTATATGCATAACGGGATATATAAGACTTTAGACCAGGTAATGGAATTTTATAATAACGGAGGAGCTGCAGGCTTAGGTATAAATCTCGCCAATCAAACGCTTTCTGCTGAAAATCTTCGCCTCACTGAAAAAGAAAAAGAGGATATCATTTCTTTTATGAAGAGTTTAGAAAGCAGGTTGTAAGTTTTGTTTTTAAATAGAGTTATATCCTAGTTTCCGATAGCTTTCAAATTGAGATTCGTCAAAAAACTGGTCTCCAGTTGATTGCTGAGGAAACTCCGGGTTATCCATAAAATATTCTCTGAGGTCAATAGGCTCATCACCGGTAAGGGCTGCTTTAACATATATTAACTTGCCAGGATCTGGATTTCCGGGATAGTTAATTTTTCCCTCAACCACGTGGGCTTTGCAAAAACGTGTTTCCTTATCTTTATTTGTTATAGGAGATACGTCTATTTCTATCTCAACTCCGAAATCTATTCTACATCTTCGTATGGCATTAGCCAATCCATCGCAAGTTGAAGTGCTATCCTCTTCCGCATCGCCCAATACTATATAATTGCAACGTCTTCTAATCAATTCGTATAAACCCATATTATCGAAATGCGCCCCGTCTGATAAGCACACATAATCGGAACTTATGTCTGATCTTCCTACCAAATCCTTAATAAGATAAGCCAAGCCGGTTCTTGGACTGGAACGTTTCCAGCAGTTAAACCTGGGGTTCCCAATCCACCAGCCTAATCTGACATTAAAAATGGTTAATAAAAATGCAATAGCCGCCGAGGTATGATAACCCATATTGGGATTAACAGCAGCACCTGAAATAGCCATGGCTGTACCAAGTGAGGGACCGCCTGGTGCTGAAAAATCGTCTGAAGGGCGGTAACCATACTGAAAAGTTCTGCTCCCTGAGGATGATGCAGAGCTGGTAGGACTAAAATCGAAACCACAAAACAATGGCGAGAAGATAAAAGACTCAGCTTTACGATCCTGCCGGTCAAGCGAGGAAACATCTGTAGCACTAAGCGCAGTATTAATTAAAGGGTAAGGGCCAATATATTTCCTCTGTGTCAACAGTGAAGAAATTGGTATATCATCTGCTTTATCGAAACCAGTAAATGTATTGTAGGTTGCTTCGCGATCTCTAACGGATCTGGTGGCTCCCAAATATGCCCGCACTAAACGATTTCGATAAAAATAGTGTAATGAAAACTCATTAACACCTACCCGCCAGCTTAAAAAAGCGGTAACTGCGCCAATAGCAACCCCAAGTATTAAATAATACTCTAATGTACCAGGCATATAATTAAACACTGATGTTATTTCGTTAAGAATGATTACTCCCAGAAGCAGAAAGCCTATAAGAAACAGGTAAGGTGCAAAACGAATAAAGTATTCTTTAATATCCCATTTCCCAGCTTTACTCTTATTACCCGATGTGCCAGAAAGGTAAGCAAGCCTTACCGCATAACCAATAAATGCCATCCAACCTGCAAAAATGCCGGGATAAGTTTCTATTAAATAGTCAAAAATTTTCCTAAAGGCATCATGAAGCAATAGTGTTGCTGATGTGATTAATAGCCAGATCAAT contains the following coding sequences:
- a CDS encoding response regulator transcription factor, which produces MSSINLAIADDHKIFREGLKFTLEDCTQLNLIIEATNGKDLIDQIANNQPDVILMDIKMPEMDGMQATAYIHQHFPDIKILMLSMHNEDKYILDAMRLGASGYLLKNAEPEEILDAIITVQAKGFYFNDNLSITMAKELLGVNFMHRLHQKDAKLNEREIEVLKLICEECSNTEIADKLFLSVRTVEGYRTRLFEKIGSKNVAGLVIYAVKNGIITI
- a CDS encoding sensor histidine kinase is translated as MLKYQEEKRKMQAEAQNSFLQAVFETQESERKRLSVDLHDSVGQVLSAIKLNLHRIDKLSGNVENASTLLASTRKLTDECIQEIRNIIHNVLPTVLIDFGLTDGLKDLCNYVQQNTGMQVNYSQNLNGERFKPEIEITLYRMVQELFGNAIKHAKATEIHISLTKEAELICLNFKDNGIGFNKDAIIHGFGLKNLQSRSQLIKADIKTNSVAGKGTQTTITLNINNLDN
- a CDS encoding DUF1801 domain-containing protein, whose amino-acid sequence is MTIKTTQTTESVEDFINAFAATPQKKKDGFELLELMKAHTGYEPKMWGPTIIGFGLYHYKSERSKQEGDWPLVGFSPRKAAISLYVYSAAPGQKELLEQLGKFTMGKGCIYVKKLADINTEILKEMISGTIDFLQEKWGKQ
- a CDS encoding cytochrome-c peroxidase; this encodes MYKKVGIVAFLFTGLFIVGFTSVNSNYTEQTQSSLREQKIQKEALNQLASFQDYVRDSLLFEVSKDKIDEQRVQQVFLKSRLLFKKFEWIAEYFSADLTKRLNGPPVQEIENADLLDSSLVRAVDPMGLQVIEQFIFPKYNVAEKKNLVNETRHLITNTAYLISFFADQQLADWRILDAAKLEVFRIISLGITGFDNPLSLNSMEESSESLKSLKGVLRLYVNKKNNTALLKDLDASIEYLNRNSDFNSFDRAKFIKSFGNEISSGIAQLEGDLPGRKIKYNRMLKQEARTLFDSGAFNADAFSPGPEFHITDAKVGLGKRLFYDQSLSGTGTRSCVSCHNPELAFTDGLAKHPDIHVPSKLLTRNVPTLLNAALQSNYFYDMRVLTLEDQVRDVISSKQEMDGSMDAVIKYLSADKSYQSLFKMAFPAKAGKGISSDQVTNALASYIRSLTNLNSRFDEYMRGNETALSNQELKGFNLFMGKAKCATCHFAPLFNGVTPPKYVESEAEVLGVPVSLADSTLDADLGYYNVIGVDSYKHAFKIPTVRNINKTGPYMHNGIYKTLDQVMEFYNNGGAAGLGINLANQTLSAENLRLTEKEKEDIISFMKSLESRL
- a CDS encoding acyltransferase family protein is translated as MTNNALATKPHYPILDGLRGIAAIIVVTFHLAEPFSTSNLDKFVNHGYLAVDFFFLLSGFVIGYAYDDRWPKTTASSFFKRRIIRLQPMVILGMTLGAIGFYFTDSTLWPLIHTVPVWKMLLVMLIGYTILPIPLSLDIRGWQEMHPMNSVGWSLFFEYIANILYAVWIRKFSKTALGILVGMSAIALAHLAISNGDVSGGWTLNVEQVRIGLTRVMYPFFAGLLLSRIAKPTRIKNAFLWCSLLVAIVLYMPRIGGAEQVWMNGIYDSVCIIIIFPLIVYIGASGVMQSQRENKVCKFLGEISYPLYLVHYPIVYFYVAWISNNKGLTITQALPYALLILIGSIILAYTALKWYDEPVRKWLQKRFK
- a CDS encoding alkaline phosphatase family protein, which translates into the protein MYLHRFFYLFLIIVAISGCGINKKVQNQNASFDQDIKQINHVVVIYMENHSFDNLYGEFKGANGIENAKKGNFVQVDKDGAPYKYLPEIPRNNSFPTNLPNELFNIDQYVPSDKATPDVTHRFFHNQLQINGGKMDKFAAYNDSKGLAMGYYNTKKLPLYPIAQKYTLCDNFFQSVYGGSYFNHVYLISAAVPVWPNAPQSLVAKVDANGKMTEDGVVTSDGYVVNHILSRNTPYPAKSDTSKLLPSQTMPTIGDKLSEKNISWAWYSEGWDDAVAGRKNNFAYNHEPFLYFAKYEAGTEGRKHMKDQNDFIKAAKEGNLPSVSFVKPGGGNDEHPGGSAVYSSEQLAVNLINAVLDGPNAKDALVILTYDEFGGFFDHVNPPVIDRWGPGSRIPAIIIGPFAKKGIVDHTQYETVSILSFIEHRWGIAPLAERDKNANPFRNALTFK